The DNA segment GAATTAAAAGCAAAACGACTAACCCACCCTACGTCATTATATTCCAAAAAAATActtagcaatttttttttaatgagcgtcaaatagttcgtgacaccaaaagtggcaaaaaagttgacaacacaacctttttccaattataacaaagacgtgttgcgagcttgttatagatgacccacgctgaactgtcccaccaaactcaatgacaggggggcgctaccatcgttcaactatatggtttccaacatggcaaaaatcggaaccagcgatccggtattgatgGTGGcgggcgccccactgtcaatgtcatggataggtgGACAGTTcaatattttggaactatattatGTTCTCTAATGTTCTGTGAGTGTCAtgagtcacgaactatttgacgctgactctaCCAAACTCTAAAATGTTCGCTGCGGTGTGCTTGAGGTCATTGTGGACTTTCTCACGGTTATCACGGTATAACAGGTGGGCTGCAAACTTTACATTCTGGAGCACATTGAAATTTCATCAGGTTGCTTGCGTTTTTCACTAATACAGGGTGATCAAAAACTTGGTTaaaaaatcgaaaaaaaaaaatgctctgAATTAAAAATAGTTGAACTATACAAATCTATTTATGAATTAGATAACACATTTTAACTAATATAACTATCTATCTACCTAGTTCGATCATAAAAAAGTAATATCTTTCAGACTGTGTTTTATAGCAATTGAGATAGTGATAATCAGTCACTAGATAAGTGCATATTGTACCTACTTCAAATATGAATGAGTACTATGGAAATATGGACCCCCCGTAGTCGCATACTGTATACCACCACACGCGTACTACTCGTAGCAGTGATAAACGTGTTAACTACTCGTACGTTCTTTAAAAGGCTTTAAGTCTACTAGACTTGGCAACTccattaaatacctactttttatcataattttcTCTACAGGTGGTATAAAGTGACTGTAGCAGCAGTCGCATTACTCGTAGTCAAAGAGctaaaactgtagcaaaaaaaaacttaaaatgttTAGATACATTCTTAAGcgttattttgtcattttatctTTAAAGGATAGGATTGTCTCACTAATCTGTGTCATTAGGTATAATATAAGCTCTATTTTTATGTAAGTGCCCAAGTCTGCATGATAGTAAGTATTTCACTAATACCTTCTTAATCTGGACGTGTTTACATTTTCCTTGTTTTGTAAGAACTCTACCAAGTCCCACCACTTTCGCTTGGTCGCATCTAATTTTTCTTTAGTCTACAAAGATTCTATCAAATATGACTTGTTGACTGGATGTTGGATCGCATGGGCGTTACCAGAATTGGTAGAAAAATCGATAGCGGCCATCTTGTGGTTTAATAATCTCGTTACAGCGATACATTGTAATTAAATAGCCTTCCCACGCTCTTGTTCTTATTTAGATCGCATAAACatatgttattattttaattattatttgggAGATCCATCATCATCAACTTAATAATGAAATTCATATAATACCTATGTGGTAACTAACTATTTTTCAGAAGTATTAATGTATTATTACGATTATATTTTATCACACTCGTTTACAGAATTTCATTTACAGCAACATTTACAATGGCCCATTAGCTCAGTTGGTTAGAGCGTCGTGCTAATAACGcgaaggtcgcgggttcgatcccctcATGGGCCAAACAATTTTTATTGGTATTTAATacaaagattttattataataaatcacaaTGAAACAACTTTACAGCATTCAATAATTCAATTTTAATcaatatacaaaaatattttctatgtaaaaactttttttacaaaGTCAGAAAATATTCCCCTAACTTAATTTTACATTAGGTacaatttaaataacatttaccctttcatatatttattaagtatttttgatagttaagttaataaaataaattaaaattgagcCTCTTATCCAAACCAAGCACCAGAAAATTTATCAATCAATTTTTCTttgaaaaataactttaaaaataattgcacAACCGGCCGGTCAAAAATTTACAAACTCTTACATTAAACCTTACTGAGTATGTATTTACATCGACATCTAGTTTTTAAGTATgagtattaataaaatatttaaaaatataaatacaatgaGCAATTAGTCTAATTGGAAAGAGATGATTAAGTATTTGAtacaaaaagataaaaataatttcaggtaaCCCAAATAAGTAAcaataattaattcaataaacaatgataatgataaggaatattttatatgagcgtACATTCTTAAAATGGTGGGCATAATGTTGTATAATAATTACACAGTTACTTAATCTAATTTTCTTATAACTGCATTCAACTAAGCGTAATTTTAGACAAAACTACGTCAATTTGAAACTGCATCACATAGTCAATTGTTTAACTTTCAATTTCAATGGTAATTTAACTAACCGTAATTACAATATACACATTTACAGGTCGAGTATTCTATGGCTTATATTTAACATTCTACTGAATGAACATATGGCGGGTCCTCTATTTTCGTAATGGACGCGGCGGATGCTCTTCCGTCGCGCCCCGCGATTATAGATATCACACTCCTGTGTTCCGAGTCACTATCTCCACTCAAAATAATATTAGTCTCCCCCATAAACCCAGAATCGATCTGCTCTTGACTTAACCCTTTACCCTGCAGCTCGAAAGTACCTAACCCTAACTCCGCAAACAACTCCTTCGTATCATCAAAATTTCCAAAGAACACAGAGTCCGTTTCCACACTTTCTGCCCCAGATTCGCTTCGCCCATCGCAAAGAGACTCCAAATCGTCTGTGTCAGACTCTATCTGCAATGGCGTTTTCATCAGAATTTTTGCATTTGGAATGGTTTccagcaaaattgtttttggTCTCAACTGCAGCAAGTATTTTGCTCTACGTTTCGATTCGTTTGAATCCGTACTCATATAGCCTGAGTCTTCTGTCCTGTGAACCTTTCTGAAGTCTGTCCTTCGAGATCTAGCTCGAGCAGAGCGTCGACCGGAGCGACGAGCGTTCAAATTATCTAATCTTAAAGAAGAGGAAAACCGATCTCTTTCTTCAGACATTCTTCGGCGATCAGGGGGACTATCACGAGTATTCGAACATTTTGGGGACATATCACTTCCTCGTCTCTGCTTCGGTGGTATTGGTGGTTTGAGATCTTTCTGAGCATCAACTTGGCATATTAAATCTGGAGTTTTCAACGTCCTCGAGTACCCAGTGATCTCTTGACTCATGAAGGGTATGCTACCACGTCTGCCATAGAACTCCATATCATCTCCTTGAACCTTAGTCTTCGCTTCATAGATCTGCCTCAAGCTACCTATTTTTCTCGTAAAAGCTGCTTCAGGTGGGGTTTTGCTTTCATCGTTTTCATTTTCAGGCGCTTTACATTTGAAACTGCCTCCAGATTTCAGAAGAATTTTTTCAACTCTTTTTTTGGGCTTTGGCTTTCGATCTAATGTGTCCGGGTCGAattcttcattttcatttttcctGTCTTCAACTGGTGATCCGCTTACTTTTATAGTAAGAGATCCCGGTATGCACATATTATCGTAATATGGTTCTGCAGCGTTTATAAATATCTCACTCTTATTTTCAAGGTGTAATTTAAACGGCTGAGGTTTAATCTGTTGCTCTTCTACTGCTTTCTTTATATCTCTCCAACTACTGGATAATCTTTCTCGAGCCACTTGTATACTCGGACGACACTGATACTCTTCGTTACTAGTCAGCTCTGGTTCGCAAGCTAATGAAAATCTTCGTCTTCTCATTACGTTACGTTCTAAACTGTCGAAATCTATGGCATTATCGCGGTGAATATAAAATTCTTTTTTGCGGTCAGGCAGCATGTTATCATCGCTGTAGTATTGGGAATCAGCCGCTAATACtggaataataattttaggtgCAATGGGTACTATTGTTTCCATTTTAACATCTTCTAGTTCCTTTGGTTCAACTCTCCGACATTTGTTTAATTCACGAATAACAGCTTCCATTTTCATTTTTACTTCTGGTGGTATTGGCTCAGCATCTTCTTCTTTGGGTGATTCTGGGGGATCAACTGGAGGTGGAGGTGGTGGTGGTAATTTCTTTCTTATTCGACGTGATCTGTGATTTAAAGGACTTTGCTTATCAACTGATGTAATTTCTACATTTACATCGCCGGAAATTTCATCAATTTTTATTTCGTTGTTTTTCGTTGTATTGTCTCTATCAAACACATCGTTGATAGCGTTTCGTAATATTTCTATTGGATGTTTTGAGTCATCATTTCGAATCGGTTCTACATGCGAATTTTCGTCGTTATTTTTTGGTTCGGTAATTCTAGGTGTCCCACTAACTTTTGCCACAGATTTCACTGGTTTTATCACTGGTGATGGTGTTGGGACTTCATCAAGCCATTTTCTCACAATCCTTTGCTTATAATCGTCACTAACGCACGTTTTACAAGAATTAGATCTAATAAGAGCTGCATTTTTTTGCGAGTTGACACTGCTATCACAACCTGGGCAGCCTCCGCAATGGACTGCTCTTCTGCTATTCTCGTGTTTCAAACTTATAGCACTAAATCTTCTTCCACGTCTAGCACAAGGTATATCCCATCCCAAATCAATTGTGTGATACAGTTCTTCTTCAGGGATGTCGGATAAGATTGGAATAAATCTCTTTGATGTCATTTTCTCTTTAGCGATTGACATGATTTCACGAATTTTGATCAGGAACTCAATAGCAGCTGGTGGGGGattctgaaaaatgaaaaataaaaagatgtTTTTATACGTTTATTAATGTAATATTGCTTAATAAATcaaagactaattttattaattaccttAAGATGTTCAGTCTCAAAAAAGACAGGGTTGAAGTACAATTTCTTCCTTAGCGCTGGTTCTCCATTGGAAGACTGCACTGGTTGTCTTGCCACGTTGTTTTGTTCAACGCTACAGTCAATGATGGACAAGTCTGAATGAGGTGCCCTTTCTAAGGTATCTGGTGAAGCAGATCTCCTTTGTAGACGTTCATTTATTCTTTCTGGAGTAGAAGTTGCGCGCGTATTTGGACGGACTGGTTTTTTTCGCCGCGTATGGACCATTGCTGCTACCACATTTGAGTTGGGTTTCTGGAACTAAAACTCTGAATTAGCTtctattttttgttaatattttgaagttttatGTTTATAACACTGTATCTTATTACCTTGTGAATATTATTCGGAGAAGAATCCATGGTATCCTCTGTGCGCTCGCTAACATCAGAAAGACCAGCATCGTGAAGGTAGTCGTTATTTAAGCTACTCATGCTAAGCAATGGATTCGTTTTCATTTGCTGCAAAAAGATaataaatcagtaaaaaaaatttgCAGCTAGTAGAAATAAAGACGATAAAAGTAgtaaaaaattaagtaagtaccaCATTATCCATGTCAATCCTCGAATCCAGGGTAGATCCGTTATCTGTAGAAATCGTGTTCGAGAGATTCATCTCAGGGTCTTTCTCTTTGCGCTTCTGTCTTTGTTTGTAGTGAAGGTAGAAGATGATGCCAGCTGCATAGATGAAGATCAGCATCAGCACGCAGACACCGATGGCGAGAGACTCCAGGACGCTGAGGCCGTGACTTGAAGCTGTTGGTTCAGTACTGACGATCTCACCAGCATGGAATGGGATGGATTTTACATctggataaaaaaaacctttactCAATTTTTGTTCAAAGTGGAACTAGCCCTGGAGTTGGTGACAGGCACAagagataaaataataataaatatatcgACTTTTTATAACAGCAAGCATAACTGAAAATTATAAGAAATATAATGTATAATATATGTAATAAAGTTGACAAGGTTAAAGTAAGAAAGAATGAGAAGGCAAGATACAATTAAGGCTGCTTATTAGGTTACTTTCAAATGATCCGGCTCCAGGGCCTCCAGGACCGTAAGTAGTTTGGGAATACAAAGAGGATCGTTTATGAAACAAGATCACACATGAATCGTAAAGGTATGTTACCAAGTAAAGCGTTATGCGTCGCCCCAGCAATCCTGAAGGCTGCGCAGGAGGCTGCCAGGCGGGTTTGCTCGGGCGCTGAGCACAGCACATGAGCTGCCACTAGTCGGCCTTCGAGACGCGCGTGGAGGCTCGCTGATCCACGCCACTGTGAATAGAGACTTTGTATGAATTTGCGTGTGTCACTAGGTAATGATTCGTTCTCGATTTgggttaaatttattttaaaatcttacaccttatttt comes from the Ostrinia nubilalis chromosome 17, ilOstNubi1.1, whole genome shotgun sequence genome and includes:
- the LOC135079935 gene encoding uncharacterized protein LOC135079935; the encoded protein is MTATREAGSKMCHEMALFMVLIAIEMASGLASAGEMALANVTRFAPGDLFSLVGTDCGLTRCMELSHGTALAALGTDSGCVCQCRRETPAFREDQRICVNHIDECLMASFGRGATKPQIPFVFLPLKGQIIYPSKEIIFTDVADAICAVTSAQYLSASGWVTLRDLVDNDVPFSLYRDEGSTFLQWRGSASLHARLEGRLVAAHVLCSAPEQTRLAASCAAFRIAGATHNALLDVKSIPFHAGEIVSTEPTASSHGLSVLESLAIGVCVLMLIFIYAAGIIFYLHYKQRQKRKEKDPEMNLSNTISTDNGSTLDSRIDMDNVQMKTNPLLSMSSLNNDYLHDAGLSDVSERTEDTMDSSPNNIHKFQKPNSNVVAAMVHTRRKKPVRPNTRATSTPERINERLQRRSASPDTLERAPHSDLSIIDCSVEQNNVARQPVQSSNGEPALRKKLYFNPVFFETEHLKNPPPAAIEFLIKIREIMSIAKEKMTSKRFIPILSDIPEEELYHTIDLGWDIPCARRGRRFSAISLKHENSRRAVHCGGCPGCDSSVNSQKNAALIRSNSCKTCVSDDYKQRIVRKWLDEVPTPSPVIKPVKSVAKVSGTPRITEPKNNDENSHVEPIRNDDSKHPIEILRNAINDVFDRDNTTKNNEIKIDEISGDVNVEITSVDKQSPLNHRSRRIRKKLPPPPPPPVDPPESPKEEDAEPIPPEVKMKMEAVIRELNKCRRVEPKELEDVKMETIVPIAPKIIIPVLAADSQYYSDDNMLPDRKKEFYIHRDNAIDFDSLERNVMRRRRFSLACEPELTSNEEYQCRPSIQVARERLSSSWRDIKKAVEEQQIKPQPFKLHLENKSEIFINAAEPYYDNMCIPGSLTIKVSGSPVEDRKNENEEFDPDTLDRKPKPKKRVEKILLKSGGSFKCKAPENENDESKTPPEAAFTRKIGSLRQIYEAKTKVQGDDMEFYGRRGSIPFMSQEITGYSRTLKTPDLICQVDAQKDLKPPIPPKQRRGSDMSPKCSNTRDSPPDRRRMSEERDRFSSSLRLDNLNARRSGRRSARARSRRTDFRKVHRTEDSGYMSTDSNESKRRAKYLLQLRPKTILLETIPNAKILMKTPLQIESDTDDLESLCDGRSESGAESVETDSVFFGNFDDTKELFAELGLGTFELQGKGLSQEQIDSGFMGETNIILSGDSDSEHRSVISIIAGRDGRASAASITKIEDPPYVHSVEC